One Dokdonia sp. Dokd-P16 genomic window carries:
- a CDS encoding WcaI family glycosyltransferase, producing the protein MNNLQGKHITLISLNFYPEDTAIGLYSTQLAEYLEDQGAHISVITAFPYYPKWEIAESYQNKGTYLHEKKGTIDIYRYKQFTPKEPTFLKRVIHIADFTIGSRFNFKQITKCDIVISVIPFTSSAWLGNTLSRKRNAKHWIHIQDFEFDAAFQSGLASGNNNTSMPYKALMKLERSILNKADYVSTISHTMLAKLKEKTTSGTYYLPNWIDADESDPLKAQEHAFFSKEKFSILYSGNVGDKQDWQLFTNVIKALDFNKFEVIVVGAGAKMETLKESLKDTKVKFYAPVPFVELSSLLASTDVHILFQKSEVVDTVMPSKILGMMASARPSIITGHPDAEPAKIIKDSNGGFYNSVINVDIILSQLETLNLSPDTAMTMGTAARKYVLEKFARKPILEKFSQTLSRL; encoded by the coding sequence TTGAATAACCTACAAGGCAAACACATCACGCTTATTTCCTTAAACTTCTATCCAGAAGATACGGCAATAGGTCTGTATAGCACACAACTAGCAGAATATCTGGAGGATCAAGGGGCGCATATTTCTGTAATTACCGCATTTCCTTACTATCCAAAGTGGGAAATAGCAGAATCATATCAAAACAAAGGAACTTATTTGCATGAGAAGAAGGGAACCATTGATATATATCGATATAAGCAGTTTACTCCCAAGGAGCCTACATTCTTAAAGCGTGTTATTCACATAGCCGACTTTACCATAGGGTCAAGATTTAATTTTAAACAAATCACGAAATGTGATATTGTGATTTCTGTAATCCCCTTTACGAGTAGTGCATGGTTAGGAAATACGCTTTCGCGAAAGCGTAACGCAAAACACTGGATTCACATTCAAGATTTTGAATTTGACGCAGCTTTTCAATCAGGTCTTGCCTCTGGAAATAACAACACTAGTATGCCTTATAAGGCCTTGATGAAACTAGAACGCAGTATCCTTAATAAAGCAGATTATGTAAGCACCATAAGTCATACGATGCTGGCCAAACTCAAAGAGAAAACCACTTCCGGAACCTACTATCTCCCCAACTGGATAGATGCAGACGAGAGTGACCCTTTAAAGGCTCAAGAACATGCTTTTTTCTCAAAAGAGAAATTTAGCATCTTATATTCTGGTAACGTGGGAGACAAGCAAGACTGGCAGTTATTTACTAACGTTATCAAAGCATTAGATTTTAATAAGTTTGAAGTTATCGTAGTAGGAGCAGGGGCAAAAATGGAGACTCTGAAGGAAAGTTTAAAGGATACAAAGGTAAAATTTTATGCGCCAGTTCCTTTCGTAGAGTTATCAAGTTTACTCGCTAGTACAGATGTGCATATTTTATTTCAAAAAAGCGAGGTTGTAGATACTGTTATGCCTTCTAAAATCTTAGGAATGATGGCGAGCGCTAGACCATCTATCATCACTGGTCACCCAGACGCAGAGCCAGCTAAGATTATAAAAGATTCAAATGGTGGATTTTATAACTCCGTTATTAATGTTGATATAATATTGAGCCAGCTAGAGACTCTCAACTTGTCTCCAGATACAGCTATGACTATGGGTACAGCTGCAAGAAAGTATGTACTTGAAAAATTTGCAAGGAAACCTATTTTAGAGAAATTTTCTCAAACCTTGAGTAGGTTATAA
- a CDS encoding putative colanic acid biosynthesis acetyltransferase: MDYQDLKSYNTPSGFRGKLGVIVQLWRIVYVILFRNSPQALYGWRRFLLRCFGAKVGKKVIIRPTAQITYPWKLVLGDYCWIGDEVALYTLGPITVGANAVVSQRSYLCTGTHDYHSSSFAIEAHPITIGEKCWIATDVYVAPGVSIGNGTVVGARSSVFKNLPAGKICTGTPAIIIKDRIE; the protein is encoded by the coding sequence GTGGACTATCAAGATTTAAAATCATATAATACTCCTAGTGGTTTCAGAGGGAAACTAGGTGTAATAGTGCAATTATGGCGTATTGTGTATGTTATTTTGTTCAGAAATTCTCCGCAGGCATTATACGGCTGGAGGCGGTTTTTACTAAGATGTTTTGGTGCTAAGGTGGGTAAGAAAGTAATTATAAGACCCACAGCTCAAATCACCTATCCCTGGAAATTAGTTTTAGGAGATTACTGCTGGATAGGTGATGAGGTAGCGCTATACACGCTGGGACCTATTACTGTAGGGGCAAATGCTGTGGTATCACAACGCAGTTATTTATGCACAGGAACACATGATTATCACTCTTCAAGTTTTGCAATAGAGGCGCACCCTATCACTATAGGAGAAAAATGCTGGATTGCTACAGATGTTTATGTAGCACCTGGAGTTTCAATAGGAAATGGCACCGTGGTAGGTGCGAGAAGCAGTGTTTTTAAAAATTTACCAGCAGGAAAAATCTGCACAGGTACACCAGCAATCATTATAAAAGATCGTATTGAATAA